The following nucleotide sequence is from Peribacillus sp. ACCC06369.
AGCATGATTCCGATATACCCCGCCGTTTCCAGGGCACGGAACTGGTCTGCCTTATCGGCCATGATCGGATGGAATCCCCAAGCACCAAATACATTGGAAAACAGTCCGGTGAAAATTTCCACGATTGAAAACACAAGTACGAGTTTAATCGCGGCATCCAGTATTTTCCCAAACCACATGAAACCTTTGATCATCAAATCCGGCAGGAAATAAAGACCTAACGCAAGCAATACCACAAAAATGAGAAGGGGGGAAAGATTCAGGGCAATTTTCAAATAGCTCAACGCGAATTCGTATGTAGAATCCGCATTCGTGGAAATAACTTCGCGGATTTTCGAATTCGTTGCCACCACTAGCACGCTTGAGATGAAAGCGCCAATCGGAATCGTCAGGATTCCTGACATGACACCAAGAGCCATGTATTTATGATCACGCTTCTCTAACATGGCAAGTCCCATTGGAATCGAGAATACAATCGTTGCTCCAGACATGAATCCGACAATCATCGCCATGATCCAACCTTCATATGATTCCTGGAGCTCGGCAGCCAATTGGTAGCCCCCCATATCCGTTGCCAAAATCGTGGTTGCAGCAAGGGCGGGATCTGCACCAATTGCAGCGAAAACCGGACCGCATACTGTATCGATGAACCATGATAAATATGGGATTGAGGCCATGATTCCAGCCGCCGGGATGAATATATGGCCCACGGTATGCAAACCTTCCATGAATTGCTTGCCCAACCCTCGCTCACTGTCTTTAATCGATGCAAAAGCACCAACAACAGCACACACCATAATGATATAAATAACGAATTTTCCTACCATCTCCATACATATTCCCCCTGAATTCCGATTTGATTTGGCCTATCGACTTTTAAAAAAGGGTATAAAAAAAGACGCCTCTTATAGCCCAAACTTAGGTTTTTCAGTAGAATTGCCTACCTATAACCAATTTGGTCCATCAAAGCGCCATTGCTTCATCTATTTACTTGTTTTTGATCATTTGAAATGATCATGCGTGCCACTGTCTCCATGGAAAGCTGCTTATCCATACTCAGCCTTCTCAGCTTTTTGTAAGCGGTTTCTTCCGTTACTTTCTTCCTTTTCATGATAATTCCTTTTGCCTTTTCAATGACTTTACGATTTGTGAGCGTTTCATCCAATTGAGCATTTCGTTCCTGATACTTTTTTGCATTGGCCGCTTGCAGTAAAGCAATCTCCACTGCCGGAATCAAATTCGCCTCCGTTATTGGCTTTACAAGATATCCGACGATATTCGCCCGTTTCGCCTCGTCGATATATTCACGCTGGCTGAATGCAGTTAAAAGCAGGACCGGTATCTGAAAGGTATTGGATATCACTTCGCTAGCCTTGAGTCCATTCATTTTAGGCAT
It contains:
- the eutH gene encoding ethanolamine utilization protein EutH, which encodes MEMVGKFVIYIIMVCAVVGAFASIKDSERGLGKQFMEGLHTVGHIFIPAAGIMASIPYLSWFIDTVCGPVFAAIGADPALAATTILATDMGGYQLAAELQESYEGWIMAMIVGFMSGATIVFSIPMGLAMLEKRDHKYMALGVMSGILTIPIGAFISSVLVVATNSKIREVISTNADSTYEFALSYLKIALNLSPLLIFVVLLALGLYFLPDLMIKGFMWFGKILDAAIKLVLVFSIVEIFTGLFSNVFGAWGFHPIMADKADQFRALETAGYIGIMLAGAFPMIYLIQKYAGKPLEAMGGKIGLSKAGSAGILATVANILAMFKLVKDMPPKDKVINISFAVCAAFLLGDHLSFTANFQPSLILPIIVGKLSAGVIGIGLAYWLSVPKALELEEKDRAAGVIGINEYKGENKEEDGNEIRVV
- a CDS encoding response regulator, with protein sequence MVKRILVVEDESIVLLDITIMLKDAGYDVVGHARDGEKAVELAHALQPDLVLMDIKMPKMNGLKASEVISNTFQIPVLLLTAFSQREYIDEAKRANIVGYLVKPITEANLIPAVEIALLQAANAKKYQERNAQLDETLTNRKVIEKAKGIIMKRKKVTEETAYKKLRRLSMDKQLSMETVARMIISNDQKQVNR